A stretch of the Ensifer sp. PDNC004 genome encodes the following:
- a CDS encoding DUF3971 domain-containing protein codes for MSEIRGEKVGFRKKDIVALHALPSAQAHEPMIVHAPRKNRAARFCAKIALLISLLALSIAAILIVVIESGMMDSTLNARARTALNAALGDTYRAEVGSTVVRMTAGGAIALRAREVALSEASSGQPVAKLRAISIALDPLALMTGRIAVSNLEAEGGDFDTGLLPRGEPLDLTKIRIADVGDALEAIFSHVDRMSQMAAGRGSQKVTLSDFSFSVIGSRDRVVPVVAKALEFNRNSGGSMSVKGSVTVDGVEVDLSADALGDKGHMTGFEASITNLPLAPFFYHGKVGSEPPFGVVASAGLSLKATRAASNAKPDLRVTVRTSKGEFHAGNLISTLNASQMDVAYDFERSSVEILPSSVKIGRSTFPFTGAIIDLDKIAGATETGFAIDLLLKNASSAPEDVADAPLIFDAKANGRFVSDKRQLIFDQLAVSTPLGSMFGSLSVAFGKTSPQISFASVSDRMEATAVKQLWPWWLAKGARRWAIANLFGGTVTNARIEVSVAEGRIATNEGELKLDEQELNINFDIDDTRINITGEIPPLRDTSGKFKLSGQRMTAEIEKGTAFFPSGRSVALNGGDFILPDVYTKPLMAEMKIEVGGNADAIAELVSYKPIQALQKTPLLPEDFSGPLTAVVGARFGLISDQKPPKPLYQVEMQLDKVSVNKALEERPVTDLVGTFRVDNQQAVLEADARIEGAKVKVKLTEPVDVNSTVKRSRHISGTLEDGVWQKIASGPSSIISGPITIDVTIDENRKQKVKIGLAKAALSLPWIGWSKGVGIPAEAQFTSSTDDDLSTISDFALAGDGFGARGTFQVDDRGLVSADLDNVRLAQGDDFKVAIDRTKSGYTASLSGAAADIRPILAQLKSGSDQGQGGGDDITVKALLGRVTGFNGESLSNVNLVYGERGRQIEDVNLSAVTSSGQALVARLAKAGADNTLELTTGDAGALARFADIYQNMRGGLLNLKLRDRGGRSWRGSVDIRKFQLVGEQRLQSMVSTPTGADGRSLNQAVRRDIDVSSARFERGFAQLALDRGAIRVDGGVLRGTDVGATFQGTVRDNNGIMDMTGTFMPAYGLNRIFGELPLIGVLLGNGRDRGLLGITFKLNGPFNQPKLTINPLSIIAPGVFRSIFEFQ; via the coding sequence ATGAGTGAGATCCGCGGCGAAAAAGTCGGCTTTCGCAAGAAAGACATCGTCGCGTTGCATGCGTTGCCTTCAGCGCAGGCGCACGAACCCATGATCGTGCACGCGCCGCGCAAGAACAGAGCCGCGCGCTTCTGCGCCAAGATCGCACTGCTGATATCGCTGCTCGCGCTTTCCATCGCGGCAATCCTCATCGTCGTCATCGAAAGCGGAATGATGGACAGCACGCTCAATGCGCGCGCTCGCACCGCACTCAATGCAGCACTCGGCGACACCTATCGCGCCGAGGTCGGCAGCACCGTCGTGCGCATGACCGCAGGCGGCGCGATTGCGCTCAGGGCCCGCGAAGTGGCGCTCAGCGAAGCCTCCTCCGGCCAGCCGGTTGCCAAGCTACGCGCGATCTCGATCGCGCTCGACCCGCTGGCGCTGATGACCGGCCGCATCGCCGTCTCCAATCTCGAGGCGGAAGGCGGCGACTTCGATACAGGGTTGCTGCCGCGCGGCGAGCCGCTCGATCTGACCAAGATCCGCATTGCCGACGTCGGCGATGCGCTCGAAGCAATCTTCTCGCACGTCGATCGCATGTCGCAGATGGCAGCCGGCCGCGGCAGCCAGAAGGTCACGCTCTCGGATTTCAGTTTCTCCGTCATCGGCTCCCGCGATCGCGTCGTGCCCGTCGTCGCCAAGGCGCTCGAGTTCAACCGCAATTCTGGCGGGTCTATGAGCGTCAAGGGCAGCGTCACCGTGGATGGGGTGGAGGTCGATCTCAGCGCCGACGCCCTCGGCGACAAGGGACACATGACCGGCTTCGAAGCGTCGATCACCAATCTGCCGCTCGCGCCCTTCTTCTACCATGGCAAGGTTGGTTCGGAGCCGCCCTTCGGAGTCGTCGCGTCGGCCGGGCTGTCGCTGAAGGCGACGCGGGCCGCCAGCAACGCGAAACCGGATCTGCGCGTGACGGTGCGCACGTCCAAGGGCGAGTTCCACGCAGGCAACCTCATCTCGACCCTCAATGCCTCGCAAATGGACGTCGCCTATGACTTCGAGCGCTCGTCCGTCGAGATCCTGCCGTCGTCGGTCAAGATCGGCCGTTCGACCTTTCCGTTCACCGGGGCGATCATCGACCTCGACAAGATTGCCGGCGCAACGGAGACCGGGTTTGCCATTGACCTCCTGCTCAAGAATGCAAGCTCCGCCCCGGAAGACGTCGCTGATGCGCCGCTGATCTTCGATGCCAAGGCAAATGGCCGCTTCGTGTCGGACAAGCGCCAACTGATCTTCGACCAGCTTGCGGTGTCGACCCCGCTCGGTTCGATGTTTGGCTCGCTTTCCGTCGCCTTCGGCAAGACCTCGCCACAGATCAGCTTCGCTTCTGTCAGCGATCGCATGGAGGCGACCGCCGTCAAACAATTGTGGCCGTGGTGGCTCGCCAAGGGCGCGCGCCGCTGGGCGATCGCCAACCTCTTCGGCGGCACGGTTACCAATGCTCGTATCGAGGTGTCGGTCGCAGAGGGCCGGATCGCCACCAATGAAGGCGAGCTCAAGCTCGACGAGCAGGAACTCAATATCAATTTCGACATCGACGACACCCGCATCAACATTACCGGCGAGATACCGCCGCTGCGCGACACATCCGGCAAGTTCAAGCTGAGCGGCCAGCGCATGACGGCGGAGATCGAGAAAGGGACCGCCTTCTTCCCGTCGGGACGCTCGGTCGCGCTCAACGGCGGCGACTTCATCCTTCCCGACGTCTATACGAAACCGCTGATGGCGGAGATGAAGATCGAGGTTGGCGGCAATGCCGATGCGATCGCCGAGCTCGTCAGCTACAAGCCGATCCAGGCGCTGCAAAAGACCCCCCTGCTACCGGAAGATTTCAGCGGCCCCCTGACGGCTGTCGTCGGTGCCCGATTCGGCCTCATCTCGGATCAGAAGCCGCCGAAGCCGCTCTATCAGGTGGAAATGCAGCTCGATAAGGTCAGCGTGAATAAGGCCCTCGAAGAGCGCCCCGTGACGGACCTCGTCGGGACGTTCCGCGTCGACAATCAGCAGGCGGTTCTGGAGGCTGATGCAAGGATTGAAGGCGCCAAGGTCAAGGTCAAGCTCACTGAGCCGGTGGATGTGAATTCGACGGTGAAGCGTTCGCGCCATATTTCGGGCACGCTTGAAGACGGCGTCTGGCAGAAGATCGCATCGGGCCCTTCGAGCATAATCTCCGGTCCGATTACGATTGATGTCACCATCGACGAGAACCGCAAGCAAAAGGTGAAGATCGGACTTGCCAAGGCGGCGCTGTCGCTTCCCTGGATTGGGTGGAGCAAGGGTGTCGGCATACCGGCTGAAGCACAATTCACGTCGAGCACGGACGACGACTTGTCGACAATCAGCGACTTTGCGCTTGCCGGCGACGGTTTCGGCGCGCGTGGCACTTTTCAGGTCGACGATCGCGGCCTCGTCTCTGCCGACCTGGACAATGTCCGCCTCGCGCAAGGTGACGACTTCAAGGTTGCCATCGATCGCACCAAGAGCGGTTACACGGCGTCACTGAGCGGCGCTGCGGCCGACATAAGGCCGATCCTTGCGCAATTGAAATCGGGAAGCGACCAGGGCCAGGGCGGTGGCGACGACATCACCGTCAAGGCTCTGCTTGGCCGTGTCACCGGCTTCAACGGCGAATCGCTGTCTAACGTCAATCTCGTCTACGGCGAACGCGGACGCCAGATCGAGGACGTCAACCTGTCGGCTGTCACAAGCAGCGGCCAGGCGCTGGTTGCCCGGCTCGCCAAGGCCGGCGCCGACAACACGCTGGAACTGACCACGGGCGATGCCGGCGCGCTGGCGCGGTTTGCCGACATCTACCAGAACATGCGCGGCGGCCTGCTCAATCTCAAGCTACGCGATCGCGGCGGCCGTTCGTGGCGCGGCAGCGTCGATATCCGCAAGTTCCAGCTTGTCGGCGAGCAGCGCCTGCAATCGATGGTGTCGACGCCAACCGGTGCCGACGGCCGAAGCCTCAACCAGGCCGTGCGGCGCGACATCGACGTGAGCTCGGCCCGCTTCGAACGCGGCTTCGCGCAACTGGCGCTCGACCGCGGCGCGATCCGCGTCGATGGCGGCGTGCTGCGCGGGACGGATGTCGGCGCGACCTTCCAGGGAACGGTGCGCGACAACAACGGCATCATGGACATGACCGGCACCTTCATGCCGGCCTACGGGCTCAACCGCATCTTCGGCGAACTGCCGCTGATCGGCGTGCTGCTCGGCAACGGCCGCGACCGCGGCCTGCTCGGCATCACCTTCAAGCTCAACGGCCCGTTCAACCAGCCGAAGCTGACGATCAACCCCTTGTCGATCATCGCGCCGGGCGTCTTCCGCAGCATCTTCGAATTCCAATAA
- the tyrS gene encoding tyrosine--tRNA ligase: protein MSGFKSDFLHTLSERGFIHQISDETGLDELFRKETVTAYIGFDPTAPSLHAGGLIQIMMLHWMQATGHRPISLMGGGTGMVGDPSFKDEARQLMTPATIDANIASIKTVFSNYLNYGEGPKDALMINNADWLLGINYLEFLRDVGRHFSVNRMLSFDSVKTRLDREQSLSFLEFNYMILQAYDFVELHKRTGCRLQMGGSDQWGNIINGIDLGHRMGTEQLYALTSPLLTTSSGAKMGKSVNGAIWLNPDMLSAYDFWQYWRNTEDADVTRFMKLYTTLPMAEIDRLSKLGGSEINEVKKILATEITAMLHGRPAAEQAAETARKTFEEGALAADLPSVEIPTAELEAGLGLLTLIVRAGLAASNGEARRHVQGGAVRINDDAVSDERRVIGTGDVTADNVVKLSLGKKKHILVRPA, encoded by the coding sequence ATGTCCGGTTTCAAGTCCGATTTCCTTCACACCCTCAGCGAGCGTGGCTTCATCCACCAGATCTCCGACGAGACTGGCCTGGACGAACTGTTCCGCAAGGAAACCGTGACGGCCTATATCGGCTTCGACCCGACGGCGCCGAGCCTGCATGCCGGCGGCCTGATCCAGATCATGATGCTGCACTGGATGCAGGCGACCGGTCACCGGCCGATCTCGCTGATGGGCGGCGGCACCGGCATGGTCGGCGACCCGTCCTTCAAGGACGAGGCGCGCCAGTTGATGACGCCGGCGACGATCGACGCCAACATTGCCAGCATCAAGACGGTGTTCTCCAATTACCTCAACTACGGCGAGGGCCCGAAGGACGCGTTGATGATCAACAACGCCGACTGGCTGCTCGGTATCAACTACCTCGAATTCCTGCGCGACGTCGGCCGTCACTTCTCGGTCAACCGCATGCTGTCCTTCGACAGCGTCAAGACGCGGCTTGATCGCGAGCAGTCGCTGTCGTTCCTCGAATTCAACTACATGATCCTGCAGGCCTACGACTTCGTCGAGCTGCATAAGCGTACCGGCTGCCGTCTGCAGATGGGCGGCTCGGACCAGTGGGGCAACATCATCAACGGCATCGACCTCGGCCACCGTATGGGCACCGAGCAGCTTTACGCGCTGACCTCGCCGCTTCTGACGACTTCGTCGGGCGCCAAGATGGGCAAGTCGGTCAACGGCGCCATCTGGCTGAACCCGGATATGCTGTCGGCCTACGACTTCTGGCAGTACTGGCGTAACACCGAGGATGCCGACGTCACCCGCTTCATGAAGCTCTACACGACCCTGCCGATGGCCGAAATCGACCGCCTCTCCAAGCTTGGCGGATCGGAGATCAACGAGGTCAAGAAGATCCTGGCGACGGAAATCACCGCCATGCTGCACGGCCGCCCGGCCGCCGAGCAGGCGGCGGAGACCGCCCGCAAGACCTTCGAGGAAGGCGCGCTTGCCGCCGACCTGCCGTCGGTCGAAATCCCGACCGCCGAACTCGAAGCCGGCCTCGGCCTGCTGACGCTGATCGTGCGCGCAGGCCTTGCCGCCTCCAACGGCGAAGCCCGTCGTCATGTCCAGGGCGGTGCCGTCAGGATCAACGACGATGCGGTCAGTGACGAGCGCCGGGTCATCGGCACCGGCGACGTGACCGCCGACAATGTCGTCAAGCTGTCGCTCGGCAAGAAGAAGCACATTCTGGTGCGCCCGGCCTGA
- a CDS encoding anhydro-N-acetylmuramic acid kinase, translating into MTQTRTAMGLMSGTSMDGIDVALLRTDGETVVERGPSAGFPYDARFRDRLKQGLVDAKAITQRDQRPGALDELERDLTLRHAEAVKTFLKQNRLSAADIDVLGFHGQTVLHRPDEALTVQIGDGVLLAGETGIDVVYDMRANDMEHGGQGAPLIPAYHAALARGAAGLAAPVVFVNIGGISNLTFIGEGETVIAYDSGPGNTLIDQWVEAHAGIPFDQGGMIASEGTVLPALAERYLSNAFFTATTRRSLDRNDFAPPAGSDAGLADGARTLAHVTAAAIIKSAGHLPQRPATYVVCGGGRLNPVIMRDLALLAEEEAATVLAAETVGFNGDSMEAEAWAYLAVRSLRGLPLTYPGTTGVRQPVSGGRRAAKT; encoded by the coding sequence ATGACACAGACAAGAACCGCGATGGGCCTGATGAGTGGCACAAGCATGGACGGCATCGACGTCGCCCTGCTTCGAACCGATGGGGAGACCGTCGTCGAGCGCGGCCCATCCGCCGGCTTTCCCTACGATGCGCGTTTTCGGGATCGCTTGAAACAGGGACTTGTCGACGCGAAGGCGATTACGCAACGTGACCAAAGGCCGGGCGCCCTTGACGAGCTTGAGCGCGACCTGACGCTGCGACACGCAGAAGCGGTCAAGACCTTCCTCAAGCAGAACAGGCTGTCTGCGGCGGATATCGACGTGCTCGGCTTTCACGGGCAGACCGTGCTGCATCGCCCCGACGAGGCTCTGACGGTACAGATCGGCGACGGTGTGCTGCTTGCCGGAGAAACGGGCATCGATGTCGTCTACGACATGCGCGCCAACGACATGGAACATGGCGGGCAAGGCGCGCCGCTGATCCCCGCCTACCACGCGGCACTGGCGCGTGGCGCGGCCGGCCTTGCAGCCCCGGTTGTCTTCGTCAACATCGGGGGCATTTCCAACCTGACCTTCATTGGCGAAGGCGAGACGGTCATCGCCTATGACAGCGGCCCCGGCAACACGCTGATCGACCAGTGGGTCGAGGCGCATGCGGGCATTCCCTTCGACCAGGGCGGCATGATCGCCAGCGAGGGAACGGTGCTGCCGGCGCTTGCCGAGCGCTATCTCTCCAATGCCTTCTTCACCGCGACCACGCGCCGCTCGCTGGACCGGAACGATTTTGCACCGCCGGCTGGAAGCGACGCTGGCCTCGCCGACGGTGCCCGCACGCTAGCCCATGTCACGGCGGCAGCGATCATCAAGTCGGCCGGGCACCTGCCGCAGCGGCCGGCCACCTATGTCGTCTGCGGCGGCGGGCGGCTCAATCCGGTGATCATGCGCGACCTTGCTTTGCTTGCCGAGGAAGAGGCCGCGACGGTGCTTGCGGCGGAAACCGTGGGCTTCAACGGCGATTCAATGGAGGCCGAGGCCTGGGCGTATCTCGCCGTTCGCTCCTTGCGCGGTTTGCCGCTCACCTATCCGGGAACGACGGGCGTGCGGCAGCCAGTCAGCGGCGGCCGGCGCGCGGCGAAAACTTAA
- a CDS encoding diguanylate cyclase, with product MGGAISLLAVNFIIAQIFTAAFLIIAAKSRQRRTALWCAAGFAVASLAAVCEAIVPFSSTPRLFAISAFACVLGGFCLLRFGLGLFYQVPVRLPLLGAFFVAGVCLDLAIYDLPRGTWQHAIPYQAPFVVIQAWTASVVLRSGRRTFFDWLLFGLLALSAAYYFVKIYAAVVAGSGATAQDYVSSPFALISQAFGAILIVGAGLAMLGVMVKEIVDDAQARSEIDLLSGLYNRRGFIERVMPLLHARATQTPGTLILADLDRFKLVNDTYGHLTGDEVIRRFARVLMDVMPNRAVAGRLGGEEFAVYLPCTDLSEARVVAHGMRAAIMSQQIGGLPEAARVTASFGVTAVGTGEALEPVIQRADEALYTAKANGRNRVECAEAPTTVVNPSVPHWIGRS from the coding sequence ATGGGTGGTGCGATTTCTCTGCTGGCCGTGAATTTCATCATCGCGCAGATCTTCACAGCCGCATTTCTCATCATTGCTGCAAAGAGCCGGCAGCGGCGTACAGCGCTCTGGTGCGCCGCCGGATTTGCCGTCGCCTCGCTTGCAGCCGTCTGCGAAGCCATCGTTCCTTTTTCCTCGACCCCGCGGCTCTTTGCCATCAGCGCCTTTGCCTGCGTGCTCGGCGGCTTCTGTCTCCTGCGGTTTGGCCTCGGCCTTTTCTATCAGGTGCCGGTGCGCCTGCCGTTGCTCGGCGCCTTCTTCGTTGCCGGCGTTTGCCTGGACCTGGCGATCTACGACCTGCCGAGAGGCACCTGGCAGCATGCCATCCCGTACCAGGCGCCTTTTGTCGTGATCCAGGCCTGGACGGCATCGGTCGTCCTGCGTTCCGGCCGCCGCACCTTCTTTGACTGGCTGCTGTTCGGCCTGCTGGCGCTCTCGGCCGCCTATTACTTCGTGAAGATCTATGCTGCGGTCGTCGCCGGTTCTGGCGCGACGGCCCAGGACTACGTTTCCAGCCCCTTCGCGCTCATCTCGCAGGCGTTCGGCGCGATCCTCATTGTCGGCGCCGGCCTTGCCATGCTCGGCGTGATGGTCAAGGAGATCGTCGACGACGCGCAGGCGCGCTCGGAAATCGACCTGCTCTCCGGCCTCTACAACCGCCGTGGCTTCATCGAGCGGGTCATGCCGCTGCTGCACGCCCGCGCCACCCAGACGCCGGGCACGCTCATCCTTGCCGATCTCGACCGCTTCAAGCTGGTCAACGACACCTACGGCCACCTCACGGGCGACGAAGTCATTCGCCGGTTCGCCCGGGTGCTGATGGACGTCATGCCGAATCGCGCCGTTGCCGGCCGTCTCGGCGGTGAAGAGTTCGCGGTGTATCTGCCCTGCACGGATCTGTCGGAAGCGCGCGTCGTCGCCCATGGCATGCGTGCAGCGATCATGTCCCAGCAGATCGGCGGTCTTCCGGAAGCCGCACGGGTGACGGCAAGCTTCGGCGTCACGGCCGTCGGTACCGGTGAGGCGCTGGAGCCCGTGATACAGCGCGCTGACGAGGCGCTCTACACGGCGAAAGCCAACGGTCGCAACCGCGTCGAATGCGCCGAAGCACCGACCACGGTCGTCAATCCCAGCGTTCCGCACTGGATCGGGCGATCATAG
- a CDS encoding alpha/beta fold hydrolase yields the protein MSQVSNGSASSPRWLTLPATPKLPAGGQEGVVEVADARIWYAVYGSGAPVILLHGGLGNSDYWGLQVAELAKSYQVIVMDSRGHGRSSRGSGSMSYDLMAGDVMALMAHLTLPKACIVGWSDGAIIGLLLAIRHPDLIAGVFSFGANSNPSGTHDLSKSAVFNAYIARTGEEYALRSSTPAGFECFFREMNAMWTSQPNITAIDLQKIRIPVWVVDGDHEEAIKRDDTLFIADNIPGAGLLIQPEVSHFSILQNPHQFTEDILRFLREKCIA from the coding sequence ATGTCGCAGGTGTCGAATGGGTCGGCGTCCTCACCGAGGTGGCTAACCTTGCCCGCCACGCCAAAGCTTCCGGCCGGCGGTCAAGAGGGTGTTGTCGAGGTCGCGGACGCCAGGATCTGGTATGCGGTCTACGGTTCGGGCGCTCCCGTCATTCTGCTCCATGGCGGGCTCGGCAACTCCGACTATTGGGGGCTTCAGGTCGCCGAGCTTGCCAAGAGCTATCAGGTCATCGTGATGGACAGCCGCGGCCACGGACGCAGCTCCCGGGGTAGCGGGAGCATGAGCTATGATCTGATGGCAGGTGATGTCATGGCACTAATGGCGCACCTGACCTTGCCGAAGGCGTGCATTGTCGGCTGGAGTGACGGCGCGATTATCGGGCTCCTGCTGGCGATTCGACACCCGGACCTCATAGCCGGTGTCTTTTCCTTCGGGGCGAACAGCAATCCGTCCGGAACACACGATCTGTCCAAGAGTGCAGTCTTCAACGCCTATATCGCGCGAACGGGCGAAGAGTATGCTCTGCGGTCGTCGACCCCAGCGGGATTTGAGTGCTTCTTCCGCGAGATGAATGCGATGTGGACTTCGCAGCCGAACATCACCGCCATCGATCTTCAGAAAATCCGGATCCCTGTCTGGGTGGTGGACGGGGACCATGAGGAAGCCATCAAACGCGACGACACGCTGTTCATCGCCGACAACATTCCGGGTGCCGGCCTGTTGATCCAGCCTGAGGTCAGCCATTTTTCGATACTACAGAACCCGCACCAGTTCACCGAAGATATCCTCCGGTTTCTCCGAGAAAAATGCATCGCCTAG
- a CDS encoding alpha/beta hydrolase, translating to MPEIIFNGPAGRLEGRYQPSKQKSAPIAIILHPHPQFGGTMNNQIVYQLFYMFQKRGFTTLRFNFRGIGRSQGEFDHGAGELSDAASALDWVQSLHPDSKSCWVAGYSFGAWIGMQLLMRRPEIEGFMAVAPQPNIYDFSFLAPCPSSGLIINGDSDKVAPEKDVNGLVEKLKAQKGILITHKTVAGANHFFNGQVESLMGECEDYLDRRLNGELTPEPAAKRIR from the coding sequence ATGCCCGAAATCATCTTCAACGGACCCGCCGGCCGCCTCGAAGGCCGTTATCAGCCTTCGAAGCAGAAGAGCGCGCCGATCGCCATCATCCTGCACCCGCACCCGCAGTTCGGTGGCACGATGAACAACCAGATCGTCTACCAGCTCTTCTACATGTTCCAGAAGCGCGGCTTCACCACGCTCCGGTTCAATTTCCGCGGCATCGGCCGGAGCCAGGGCGAATTCGACCATGGCGCCGGCGAGCTTTCCGACGCAGCCTCGGCGCTCGACTGGGTGCAGAGCCTGCATCCCGATTCCAAGAGCTGCTGGGTCGCCGGCTACTCCTTCGGCGCCTGGATCGGCATGCAGCTCCTGATGCGCCGCCCGGAGATCGAAGGCTTCATGGCCGTCGCGCCGCAGCCGAACATCTACGACTTCTCGTTCCTGGCGCCCTGCCCGTCCTCTGGCCTGATCATCAACGGCGATTCCGACAAGGTCGCGCCGGAAAAGGACGTCAACGGTCTCGTCGAGAAGCTGAAGGCCCAGAAGGGCATTCTCATCACCCACAAGACCGTGGCCGGCGCCAATCACTTCTTCAACGGCCAGGTCGAGAGCCTGATGGGTGAATGCGAGGATTATCTCGACCGTCGCCTCAACGGCGAACTGACGCCTGAGCCGGCCGCAAAGCGCATCCGCTAA
- a CDS encoding cysteine desulfurase family protein, with product MSSSRIYMDWNATAPLLPEAREACLSALDLLGNPSSVHGEGRALRTLVENARRDVALLCGAKPGSVIFTSGATEAANLVLTPDFRMGRTPLKIGRLYASSIEHPAVREGGRFPREALGEIPVTSNGVVDLEALRDLLTAHDRQLGLPMVAVMLVNNETGIIQPVAEIAEIVRPHGGILVVDAVQAAGRLPLSIEDLGADFLIISSHKIGGPKGAGALVARGEVMMPAPLIRGGGQEKGHRSGTENTVSIAGFATAARKAGEGVGQRMSHVGALRDKLEADMLAAAADVVIHGRDVSRVGNTTFFTLPGLKAETGQIAFDLEGVALSAGSACSSGKVGQSHVLTAMGYDPRQGALRISIGEGTTQADIDRCAAVFAKVAARRRMPGQAA from the coding sequence ATGTCGAGTTCGCGCATCTATATGGACTGGAACGCCACGGCGCCGCTTCTACCGGAAGCGCGCGAGGCTTGCCTGTCGGCGCTCGACCTTCTCGGCAACCCTTCTTCCGTTCATGGCGAGGGCCGCGCGTTGCGCACGCTCGTCGAAAATGCCCGTCGCGACGTGGCGTTGCTCTGCGGCGCCAAGCCCGGCAGCGTCATCTTTACCAGCGGCGCCACGGAAGCGGCCAACCTGGTGCTGACGCCCGATTTTCGCATGGGCCGCACGCCGCTGAAGATCGGCCGGCTCTATGCCTCGTCGATCGAACATCCGGCGGTGCGCGAAGGCGGGCGCTTCCCGCGTGAAGCGCTCGGCGAAATCCCGGTGACATCGAATGGCGTCGTCGATCTCGAGGCGTTGCGGGACCTGTTGACGGCGCATGACCGCCAGCTCGGCTTACCGATGGTTGCGGTCATGCTGGTCAACAACGAGACGGGCATCATCCAGCCGGTCGCCGAGATCGCCGAGATCGTCCGCCCTCATGGCGGCATTCTCGTCGTCGATGCGGTGCAGGCTGCCGGCAGACTGCCGCTTTCCATCGAAGACCTCGGCGCCGATTTCCTGATCATCTCCTCGCACAAGATCGGTGGCCCAAAGGGCGCCGGCGCTCTGGTGGCGCGCGGCGAGGTCATGATGCCCGCGCCGCTGATCCGCGGCGGCGGACAGGAGAAGGGACACCGCTCCGGCACGGAAAATACGGTCTCGATTGCAGGCTTTGCCACAGCCGCCAGGAAGGCAGGCGAAGGTGTCGGCCAGCGCATGAGCCATGTCGGCGCGCTGCGCGACAAGCTCGAAGCCGACATGCTTGCGGCCGCGGCGGACGTCGTCATTCACGGCCGCGACGTTTCGCGCGTTGGCAACACGACCTTCTTCACGCTTCCTGGCCTCAAGGCCGAAACCGGACAGATCGCCTTCGATCTCGAAGGCGTGGCGCTGTCGGCGGGTTCGGCCTGCTCCTCGGGCAAGGTCGGGCAGAGCCACGTGCTGACGGCGATGGGTTACGATCCGCGCCAGGGCGCACTTCGGATCTCGATCGGCGAGGGCACGACACAGGCTGATATCGACCGTTGCGCCGCGGTCTTTGCAAAGGTAGCAGCAAGACGACGGATGCCCGGGCAAGCGGCCTGA